From Vitis vinifera cultivar Pinot Noir 40024 chromosome 5, ASM3070453v1, the proteins below share one genomic window:
- the LOC100245646 gene encoding uncharacterized protein LOC100245646 isoform X2 codes for MAAANVLKGGGVLLVSCRNHAGNVLSTSSSVPFRTGVKTEGSKRGMFWRHLSFCAVTTSSSTPAPPPPPPPADASSPPPPLSSDDGDPIKDAASMLDIRVGLVLKAWRHEEADSLYVEEVDVGEPEPRIICSGLVKYVPLDHLQDKKVVVLANLKPRNMRGVKSCGMLMAASDASHENVELLVPPEGSIPGERIWFGSEDEKQSQPAAASPNQVDKKSFIVLTNSFFYLN; via the exons ATGGCGGCCGCTAATGTTCTGAAAGGCGGTGGCGTCCTCCTCGTTTCCTGCCGCAATCATGCCGGCAATGTGCTTTCCACGAGCTCATCTGTCCCATTTCGCACTGGTGTTAAGACTGAAGGATCAAAAAGAGGAATGTTTTGGCGACATCTCTCCTTTTGCGCCGTGACCACCTCTTCTTCTACTCcagcaccaccaccaccaccaccacctgcAGATGCTTCCTCTCCCCCTCCTCCTCTCTCATCCGATGACGGTGATCCTATAAAGGATGCGGCAAGCATGTTGGACATTAGGGTTGGGCTCGTCCTCAAAGCCTGGAGACATGAGGAGGCCGATTCTCTATATGTTGAAGAGGTTGATGTTGGAGAGCCCGAACCTAGAATCATCTGCAGCGGCCTTGTCAAATATGTTCCTCTTGACCATCTTCAG GATAAAAAAGTAGTTGTCCTTGCCAATCTAAAACCAAGGAACATGCGTGGTGTCAAGTCATGTGGAATGCTTATGGCTGCTTCTGATGCATCACATGAGAATGTTGAGCTTCTTGTGCCTCCTGAAGGTTCAATTCCTGGTGAAAGAATATGGTTTGGCTCAGAAGATGAAAAGCAGAGTCAACCTGCTGCAGCCTCTCCAAACCAG